The sequence GACGGAGGCAGGAGGCCTGTCTCCGGAGGAGGTGGAGGCGCTCGTCACCCGGCCCATCGAGGTGTCGATGAACGGAGCACCGGGTGTGCGGCGGGTGCGCTCCTCGTCGGGCGTGGGGCTCTCGGTCGTCTACGTGGAGTTCGACTGGGGCACGGACATCTACCTGGACCGGCAGCTCGTGGCCGAGCGCCTCCAGGTGGCGCGCGAGGGGCTGCCCCGGGACGCGCTGCCGCAGCTGGCGCCAGTCTCCTCCATCATGGGGGAGATCCTCCTGCTGGGCGTGCAGAGCGAGGGAGACCACTCCTCGCCACTGGAGCTGCGCTCGCTGGCCGACTGGGTGCTCCGCCAGCGCCTGCTGACCATTCCAGGCGTGGCGCAGGTGACGGTGATGGGCGGCGGGGTGAAGCAGTTCCAGGTGCTGGTGAATCCGGAGAAGCTCTTGGCCTTCGGGCTCACGCTGGAGCAGGTGGAGCAGGCCGCGCAGCTATCCCAGGGCAACACGACGGGGGGCTTCGTCACGCAAGGAGGGCGTGAGTACCTGGTGCGCAACCTGGCGCGCAGTGCTTCTGTGGAGGACCTGGCGAACACGGTGGTGGCGGTGCGGGACGGAGTGCCCGTGCGGCTCAGGCAGGTGGCCGAGGTGAAGGCGGGCCCGGCGGTGAAGCGCGGGGATGGAGGGATGAACGGGCGGCCCGCGGTCATCCTCGCGGTGCAGAAGCAGCCGGGGGCGAGCACGCTGGAGCTCACCGAGAAGGTGAAGGAGGCGCTGGCGGAGCTGCGGCGCACCCTGCCCGAGGACGTGCACGTGGAGACGCTCTTCGAGCAGGCCGCGTTCATCGAGTCCGCCATCGGCAACGTGGAGGAGGCGCTGAGGGACGGAGCCATCCTGGTGGTGGTGGTGCTGTTCTTGTTCCTGGCGAACGTGCGCACCACGGCCATCACGCTCACGGCCATTCCGTTGTCGTTCGTCATCACCGCGCTGGTGATGAAGGCGTTCGGGCTCTCCATCAACACGCTCACGCTGGGCGGGCTGGCGGTGGCCATCGGCGAGCTGGTGGATGACGCCATCGTGGACGTGGAGAACGTCTACCGGCGGCTCAAGGAGAACCGTCAGAAGGAGCACCCCGAGCCCGCGCTGCGCGTCGTCTACCGCGCATCCTCCGAGGTGCGGAATTCCATCGTCTTCGCCACGCTCATCGTGGTGCTCGTGTTCCTTCCGCTGTTCGCGATGGGCGGAATCGAAGGCCGGCTCTTCGCGCCGCTGGGCGTGGCCTACATCGTGTCCATCCTGGCCTCGTTGCTGGTGTCGCTCACGGTGACGCCGGTGCTGTGCGCGTACCTGTTGCCCCAGGCGCGCTTCCTGGAGCACGGGGACAGCGCGGTGGTGCGAGCGCTGAAGCAGCGGGCGAGGAGGCTCTACGAGGTATCTCTGGCCCACCCGGGCGCGGTGATGGCGGGTGCGGCGGTGCTGGTGCTGGCGGCGGTGGCCACAGTGCCGTTCCTCGGGCGCAGCTTCCTGCCGCAGTTCAACGAGGGCACAGCGACGGTGAACGTGCTGGCGCCGCCGGGCACTTCGCTGGAGGAGTCCAACCGGCTGGGGCTGTTGGCCGAGCGCCTCATCGCCTCGGTGCCCGAGGTGCATACGGTGGGCCGGCGCACGGGCCGGGCCGAGCAGGACGAGCACGCCGAAGGTGTCCACTACTCGGAGCTGGACGTGGACTTCAAGGCCGGGGGCCGCCCCCGGGGCGAGGTGCTAGGAGACATGCGGGCCCGGCTCGCGCAGCTGCCGGGCGTGTCTGTGTCCGTGGGGCAGCCCATCTCGCACCGGCTGGACCATCTGCTGTCCGGTATCCGCGCGCAGGTGGCGGTGAAGATCTTCGGACAGGACCTGGATGCGCTGCGCGCCAAGGCGGAGGAGGTGCGGCAGGTGATGGCCGAGGTACCCGGCATCGTAGACCTCCAGGTGGAGCAGCAGACGCTGATTCCGCAGCTCCAGGTCCGCCTGAAGCGCGAGGAGGCGGCGCGGCTGGGCGTGCAGCCGGGCGCCATGGCCGAGCAGCTCGAGAAGGCCTTCAACGGCGTGGTGGTGGGACAGGTGCTGGAGGGGCAGCGGACCTTCGACGTGCTCGTGCGCTACGACGACACGGCGCGGGCCAGCGCGGAGACGTTCCGGCGGGCGTTGGTGGATACGCCCTCGGGGGCGCGGGTGCCGGTGTCGGCGGTGGCGGAGGTGGTGGAGGCGCGGGGTCCCAACCTGATCAACCACGACCACCTGCAGCGGCGCGTGGTGGTGATGGCCAACGTCGCGGGGAGAGATCTGGGCAGTGCGGTGGAGGAGGTACGCGCCCGCGTCGCCGACCGCGTGAAGCTGCCCGTGGGTGCGTCGATTGCCTACGAGGGCCAGTTCGAGAGCCAGCAGTCGGCCACGCGCCTCATCGCGCTGCTGTCGCTGGTGTCGCTGGTGGGGATGTTCGGGGTGCTGTACTCGCACTTCCGCTCGGTGCGGCTGGTGCTGCAGGTGATGCTCAACATCCCGCTGGCGCTGGTGGGCAGCGTGGCGGCGGTGCTGCTCACGGACCGCACGCTCTCGGTGGCGACGCTGGTGGGCTTCATCACCCTGTGCGGCATCGCGAGCCGGAACACCATCATGATGATCTCGCACTACCTCCATCTGGTGGAGGTGGAGGGGGAGCGCTTCAGCCCGGAGTTGGTGGTGCGCGGCTCGCTGGAGCGGCTGGTGCCGGTGATGATGACAGCACTGACTGCAGGGCTGGCGCTGGTGCCGCTGGCGCTGGCGGCGGGCGAGCCAGGCAAGGAGCTGCTGCACCCTGTGGCGGTGGTCATCCTGGGAGGGCTCGTCAGCTCGACCCTCTTGGACATGGTCGTCACCCCGGCGGTGTTCTTTCGATTCGGCCGTCCGGCCCTGGAGCGGTACCTGGCGCGCAAGCAGGCGGCGCGCGAGGAGGAGGGGCTGGCGTTGGCTCCTCCCTCGGAGAGCCAGCTGCCGGGCCGTGCATGAGGGAAGTCATGGGTAGGAATGTTTGGGAGAGGCACATGAAGCACTGGATGGGGTGGCTGCTGATCGCGGGGCTGGTGGCCGCATGTGACAAGAAGACGGAAGCTCCGGGCGCTGGTGCGCCACCGCCTACCACGGCTTCGGCCTCGGCGAAGCAGGCGCATGAGAACGAGCCGCACGAACATGCGTCTCCCCACGGCGGCTTGGTGGAGTCCTCTTCACGGGGGCATGTAGAACTGGTGGCCTCGCGGGATGGGAAGTACCGCGTGTACCTGCTCGATGACGACATGAAGGTGCGCCCGGTCGAGGGCGCCAGTGGTTCCATCAAGGTGGCCAAGGCGGGCTATCCCAATGTCGTGCTCGCTCCCGAGGGAGACCACCTGGTGGGGGAAGGACCAGCCCACACGGACGAGCACCTGGCCATGGTGGTGACGGTGGTGCAGGGCGGGAAGCCAGAGACGCTCCGCTTCAACGCGCACCTGGAGGCGAAAGGCCACGCCGCTGCGGGGGCC comes from Hyalangium minutum and encodes:
- a CDS encoding efflux RND transporter permease subunit, which codes for MLDRIILFSLRHRLFIVLAAVAVLLYGGWAVTRLPVDVFPDLNRPTVTVMTEAGGLSPEEVEALVTRPIEVSMNGAPGVRRVRSSSGVGLSVVYVEFDWGTDIYLDRQLVAERLQVAREGLPRDALPQLAPVSSIMGEILLLGVQSEGDHSSPLELRSLADWVLRQRLLTIPGVAQVTVMGGGVKQFQVLVNPEKLLAFGLTLEQVEQAAQLSQGNTTGGFVTQGGREYLVRNLARSASVEDLANTVVAVRDGVPVRLRQVAEVKAGPAVKRGDGGMNGRPAVILAVQKQPGASTLELTEKVKEALAELRRTLPEDVHVETLFEQAAFIESAIGNVEEALRDGAILVVVVLFLFLANVRTTAITLTAIPLSFVITALVMKAFGLSINTLTLGGLAVAIGELVDDAIVDVENVYRRLKENRQKEHPEPALRVVYRASSEVRNSIVFATLIVVLVFLPLFAMGGIEGRLFAPLGVAYIVSILASLLVSLTVTPVLCAYLLPQARFLEHGDSAVVRALKQRARRLYEVSLAHPGAVMAGAAVLVLAAVATVPFLGRSFLPQFNEGTATVNVLAPPGTSLEESNRLGLLAERLIASVPEVHTVGRRTGRAEQDEHAEGVHYSELDVDFKAGGRPRGEVLGDMRARLAQLPGVSVSVGQPISHRLDHLLSGIRAQVAVKIFGQDLDALRAKAEEVRQVMAEVPGIVDLQVEQQTLIPQLQVRLKREEAARLGVQPGAMAEQLEKAFNGVVVGQVLEGQRTFDVLVRYDDTARASAETFRRALVDTPSGARVPVSAVAEVVEARGPNLINHDHLQRRVVVMANVAGRDLGSAVEEVRARVADRVKLPVGASIAYEGQFESQQSATRLIALLSLVSLVGMFGVLYSHFRSVRLVLQVMLNIPLALVGSVAAVLLTDRTLSVATLVGFITLCGIASRNTIMMISHYLHLVEVEGERFSPELVVRGSLERLVPVMMTALTAGLALVPLALAAGEPGKELLHPVAVVILGGLVSSTLLDMVVTPAVFFRFGRPALERYLARKQAAREEEGLALAPPSESQLPGRA